Genomic DNA from Microbacterium neungamense:
GGGGTCGCCGGGCGCGACGGAGAGGTCGACGACGGCGAGTTCGTGCGCGACGCTGCGCTGCAGGGCGGCGAACACCTCCGGGGAGAGATGGCTGGGCTCCCAGCGCTGGTCCTGTGCCACCGCCCACACCGCGGGGCGGCGGATCACGAACTCGGTGTCCGAGGCCGGGTCGATCACGATCAGGTCGGTGTCGTCGCTGGACGCCGCCAGCGCGGCGCGGGTCGCCTCGACCGGGATCGGGCGGGCACCGGCATCCCACCGCGCCATGGTCTCCACCGAAGTGAACACCGGCTGCACGCGCCGGCCGTCCGGCGCCGCAACCGTGACGATCGACAGCTCCTGCGTCTTGTCGACGACCAGCCCGTGCGGGCCGACACCCTCCTCGCCCTTCGCCGCCAGCAGCGGGACGAGCACGCGGGCGCCGCGGAACGCGTCGACCACCTCGACCTGCGACCCCTCGCCGGCGCGGAAGCGCCGCAACGCGTCGAGCAGCGCCGGGTCGGCGGAGCCGTCGTCCGCGGCGTGCGGGTTCTCCTGGAAGCGGCGCCCCTCCCAGGGAACGCCGGCGGAGTCGCCCGCCGGATGGCAGGCGTGGTCGTCAGTCCCCGGCGACATCCAGCGCCTCGGCCAGGGTGAACGCCCCGGCGTAGAGGGCCTTCCCGATGATGGCGCCCTCGACGCCCAGCGGGACGAGCTGGCGCAGCGCCGCGATGTCGTCGAGGCTGGCCACGCCGCCGGAGGCGATCACGGGCTTCGGCGTGCGCGAGGTGATCTCGCGCAGCAGCTCGAGGTTCGGGCCGCGCAGCGTGCCGTCCTTGGTCACGTCGGTGACGACGTAGCGGCTGCAGCCGGCCTCCTCCAGTCGCTCCAGCACGTCCCAGAGGTCGCCGCCCTCCTTGGTCCAGCCGCGCGCCGCGAGGGTGGTGCCGCGCACGTCCAAGCCGACGGCGACGGCCTCGCCGTACCGGCTGATCACGTCGGCCGCCCACTCCGGGTTCTCCAGCGCGGCCGTGCCGAGGTTGATGCGCGCGGCGCCCGACTCGAGCGCCGACTCGAGGCTGGCGTCGTCACGGATGCCGCCGGAGACCTCGACGTTGACGCCGCGGAACTGCTTGATGACCTTGCGCAGGATGCCGGCGTTGCTGCCGCGTCCGAACGCCGCGTCCAGGTCGACGAGGTGGATCCACTGCGCACCCTGGGAGACCCACTCCCCCGCGGCATCGATCGGGTCACCGTAGCTGGTCTCGGTGCCCGCCTCGCCCTGCGTCAGGCGGACGGCCTTGCCGCCGGCGACGTCCACAGCGGGCAGGAGGATCAGGGAGGGTGACTGCGCGAAGTCGTTCATGTCGTCCTTGGGTGGATCAGAGGAGGCCCGGTCGCGGGCACGAATCAAGAGAGTAGTCCCGCATCGGGCGGGCGCCAAACCGGTGCGTTACAGGCTCTCCACCCAGTTGCGCAGCAGGCGGATGCCGGCCTGGCCGGACTTCTCCGGGTGGAACTGCGTCGCCGACAGCGGGCCGTTCTCCACGGCGGCGAGGAACCGCTCGCCGTAGGTCGACCAGGTGAGCGCCGGCTGCGGGAACGGCGGGATCACGTCGAGCTCCCAGGCCTTGGCCGCGTAGGAGTGCACGAAGTAGAAGCGCTCGTCCTCGATCCCGCGGAACAGCACGGTCCCGGCATCCGGCTCCACCGTGTTCCAGCCCATGTGCGGCAGCACCGGCGATTCCAGCCGTGTCACCGCCCCCGGCCACTGGCCGAGACCTTCGGTGTCGTGCCCGCGCTCGACCCCGTGCGCGAACATCACCTGCATCCCGACGCAGATGCCGAGCACGGGCCGCCCGCCGGCGAGGCGGCGCTCGATGATCTCGTCGCCGCCGCGCGCGTGCAGGGCGTCGCGGACGGCGGCGAACGCCCCCACCCCGGGCACCAGGAGGCCGTCGGCCTCCAGCGCGGCCTGCCGGTCGCCGGTCAGCTCGACGTCGGCGCCGGCGGCCGCCAGCCCCTTGACGGCGGAGTGCACGTTCCCGGACTCGTAGTCGAAGACCGCCACGCGCGGCGTGCGGGTCACAACGCCCCCTTGGTCGACGGGATGCCCTCGACGAGCGGATCGAGCGCCTTGGCCTGGCGGAAGGCGCGCGCGAAAGCCTTGAACTCGGCCTCGGCGATGTGGTGCGGGTCGCGTCCGCCGAGCACCCGCACGTGCACGGTGAGCCCGGCGTTCAGCGTGATCGCCTCGAACGCGTGCCGGACCAGCGATCCGGTGAAGTGCCCGCCGATGAGATGGAACTCGAAGCCTGCGGGCTCGCCCTCGTGCACGAGGAACGGACGGCCGGAGATGTCCACGACCGCCTGCGCCAGCGCCTCGTCCAGCGGCACGAGCGCGTCGCCGTAGCGCGAGATGCCGGCCTTGTCGCCGAGCGCCTGCCTGATGGCCTGGCCGAGCACGATCGAGATGTCCTCGACGGTGTGGTGGGCGTCGATGTCGGTGTCGCCGGATGCCCGCACGGTGAGGTCGGTGAGCGAGTGCTTCGCGAACGCGGTGAGCATGTGGTCGAAGAACGGCACCGAGGTGTCGATGCTGCTGCGGCCGGTGCCGTCCAGGTTCAGCTCGAGCTCCACGGTGGACTCGGATGTGCTGCGGTGGACGCCCGCGGTGCGGGGCTCGGAGGGGGCGGCGCTCATGACGCCGATCCTACCGAGGCGGTGTCGCCCACGGATGCGAGCGCGTCCAGGAAGGCGGTGGTCTCGGCCTCGGTTCCCGCGGTGACGCGCAGGTGGCCGGGGATGCCGACGTCGCGGATGAGCACGCCTCGGTCGTAGAGGCACTGCCAGACCGCCTTCGGGTCGTCCACTCCCCCGAACAGCACGAAGTTCGTCCACGATTCGTGCGGGCGGTAACCCAGCGCCTCCAGGGTGGCGGAGATGCGGTCGCGCTGCTCGACGATGTCGTCCACCATCCGCAGCATGGTCGGCGCGTTGCGCAGCGCTGCGACCGCGGCGGCCTGGGTGAGCGCACTGAGGTGGTACGGCAGGCGCACCAAGCGCAGGGCGTCGATGAAGGCCGGGTCGGCGGCGAGATAGCCGACCCGTGCACCCGCGAACGCGAACGCCTTGCTCATGGTGCGGGACACCGCGAGCCGCGGGCGGCCGTCGAGCAGGGTGAGGGCCGACGGAGCGTCCTTCGGCGCGAACTCCTGATACGCCTCGTCGACGACCACCACGCCGCGGGCGGCCTCGTAGACGGCCTCGACGACGTCGAGGCCGAGGGGTGTGCCGGTCGGGTTGTTCGGGGTGCAGAGGATGACGACATCCGGGTCGGCGTCCGCCACCTGGGCGGCGCCGTCCTCGGCACTCACCCGGTAGTCCGCCTCGCGCGTGCCGGCGATCCAGCGCGCGCCCGTGCCCTGGGTGAGCAGCGGGTACATGGAGTAGGTGGGGGCGAAGCCGAACGCGGTGCGTCCAGGGCCGGCGAAGGCCTGCAGGATGTGCTGCAGCACCTCGTTCGACCCGTTCCCGGCCCAGATGCGGTCGGGCGTGAGGCCGTGGCCGAGGTACTCGGCGAATCCCTCGCGGAGGAGGGTGAACTCGCGGTCGGGGTACCGGTTCACGTCACGCAGGGCCAGGGCGATGTCGTCGAGGATGTCGCTGGCCACCTCGTCGGGCACCGGATGCGTGTTCTCGTTGACGTTCAGTGCGACGGGGAGAGGGGCCTGCGGCGCGCCGTACGGTGTGAGCCCGCGCAGATCGTCGCGGAGGGGCAGCTCATCGAGGGAGGTCACCCTTCCCATGCTAGGACGAACCGCCGGGGCGCTCGGCGCGTGCGACGAACGGTTCCGAGCCGGGCGCGGCCGGCGTGCCGGCGGGTCAGTCCGCGCAGCCGGCAGGAGAGCCCGCGCAACCGGCGGCTCAGTCCGCGTAAGCAGCGGGGATGGCGATCTCACTGCCCGCCTGCACCATGCCGCCCGGCAGATTGTTCAGGCGGATGATGTCGTCGACGACGTCGCGCGGATCAGCGTCCGGCGCCACGTGCGCGGCGATCGACCACAGCGTGTCGCCCGGCATCACGGTCACGGTCTCGAACGACGCCCGGTACGCCTGCTCACCCGAGGCGAGGGCGGAGCCGCCCGCGAGCGCCGAGAAGGCGATGCCGGCGGCGAGCGGGGCGGCGGCGAGAGCGAGGAGCACCCGGCGTCCGCGTGCGGTGAGGCGGAGACGCGTGCGCGGGCGGGCGATCGGACCCTGGATGGCGATGGTGCTCATGTGCTGTGCTCCTCGATGTGATCGGCAGCTTCGCATCCGACCCTCGGCCGGGAGAGCCGGATGCGAAGCTACGTTCCGAATCTATCTTCGATATCGAACATCTGTCAACACGTCTTCGAAATCCTGTCAGGTAGGTCTCCGACACGCTCGAACAGATCTTCCGAAATCGTGAGGATCTCGGATACGGTTTCGATATCGACACCCCATCACGGGCCACCGACATTCGAACCCGGTCGCCAGCGACGGCGCACGAAGGAGCACAGATGAGCGAGAACAACGCCGCCGAAGCGCCGCGCACGCGCCGGCGCAAGAGCCTCAGCCCGAAGCAGATGGCGATCCTCGAGGTCATCCAGACCTCGATCGCCAAGCACGGCTACCCGCCGAGCATGCGCGAGATCGGCGACGCCGTGGGACTGAAGTCCCTGTCGAGCGTGACGCACCAGCTCGGTCAGCTGGAGCTGAGCGGCTACCTGCGTCGCGACCCGGGCAAGACCCGAGCGATGGAGGTGCTGATCGATCTGCCCGGGGCGAGCGGCGAGAATCCCGCCGACGCGGGCCCGGCCGTGGGCGACGCCGCGCTCGTTCCGCTGGTCGGCCGGATCGCCGCAGGGGTGCCGATCACCGCCGAGCAGCAGGTCGAGGAGATCTTCCCGCTGCCGCGGCAGCTCGTCGGGAAGGGCGAGCTGTTCATGCTCAAGGTCTCCGGCGATTCGATGATCGACGCCGCGATCTGCGACGGGGACTGGGTCGTCGTCCGCACTCAGTCGACGGCCGAGAACGGCGAGATCGTCGCGGCGATGCTCGACGGCGAGGCGACGGTGAAGACCTTCCGCCGCCGGGACGGTCACACCTGGCTGCTCCCCCGCAACTCGGCGTTCGAACCCATCCTCGGCGACGACGCCACCGTGCTCGGCAAGGTCGTCGCGGTGCTGCGCGCGGTCTGACGCCTCGCGCCTGATCCGTTCGGGGCGGGTTCTCACGTTCGGGGCGGTTCTCCGCCGCCCCGGGTGTGAGAATCCGCCCCGAACGCGTGGGGCCGGTCAGGCCGTGACGGCGACGTCCTCGCGGACGCGGCGCGTCGCCTCCGCGATGTTGCGCAGCGAGGCCACGGTCTCCTCGTAGCCGCGGGTCTTCAGGCCGCAGTCCGGGTTGACCCAGACCTGGCGCAGCGGCAGCTCCTCGGTCGCGCGACGCAGCAGCGTCTCGACCTCGTCGACGCTGGGCACGCGGGGCGAGTGGATGTCGTACACGCCCGGGCCGATGCCGTGGTCGAAGCCGGCCTCCGCGACGTCGGCGACGACCTCCATCCGGCTGCGCGCCGCCTCGATCGAGGTGACGTCGGCATCCAGGGCGCGGATCGCGTCGATCACCACGCCGAACTCGGAGTAACAGAGGTGCGTGTGCACCTGCGTGGCGGCGGCGGCGCCGCCGGTGGCCAGGCGGAAGGAGCGCACCGACCAGTCCAGATACGCCGGCTGGTCGGCCCGCTTCAGCGGCAGCAGCTCGCGCAGGGCGGGCTCGTCGACCTGGATGATGCCGATGCCGGCCTCCTCGAGGTCGGCGATCTCGTCGCGCAGCGCGAGGGCGACCTGGTTCGCGGTCTCGCCGAGCGGCTGGTCGTCGCGCACGAACGACCAGGCCAGGATCGTCACCGGCCCGGTGAGCATGCCCTTGACCGGCTTCGCGCTCAGCGACTGGGCGTACGAAGCCCAGGACACCGTGATCGGCGCCGGACGCGACACGTCGCCCCACAGGATGGAGGGACGCGTCGCCCGCGACCCGTAGGACTGCACCCAGCCGTTCTCGGTGACCGCGAAGCCGTCCAGATTCTCGGCGAAGTACTGCACCATGTCGTTGCGCTCGGGCTCGCCGTGCACCAGCACGTCCAGTCCGAGCTCCTCCTGCAGCGAGACAACGCGGTCGATCTCGGCCCGCAGGAAGTCCTCGTAGTCCTCCTGCGGCAGCTCGCCGCGCAGGAACTGCGCCCGCGCCCGGCGGATGTTGCCGGTCTGCGGGAAGGAGCCGATGGTCGTCAGCGGCAGGGCGGGCAGGTCCAGCGCCTGCTGCGCAGCCTCGCGCTCCGCGTACGGGGCGCGGGCGAAGTCGGCCTCGGCGAGCCCGGCGGCGCGCTCGCGCACGGCGCCGTCGCGCACACCGGGTGCGGTGCGGCGGTCCTCGAGCGCGGCGGATGCGGCGTCGAGCTCTGCGGCGATGGCGTCGCGGCCCTCGGCGAGACCGCGCGCCAGGGTGACCACCTGGCCGACCTTCTGGTCGGCGAAGGCGAGCCAGGAGACCAGGCGCGCGTCCAGCTTCGACTCGTCCTCCACGTCGTGCGGCACGTGCAGCAGCGAGGTCGACGTGGCGGCGGTGACCGCCGCGGCGCCCAGCGTGCGCAGCGCCTCCAGCTTCGCGAAGGCCGCGTCGAGGTCGCCGCGCCAGATGTTGTGACCGTCGATCACGCCGCCGACGAGGGTCTTGCCCTCCAGGCCCGGGGCTCCGGCCGGGATGCCGCCGCGGACGAGGTCCACCGCGATGGCCTCGATCGGTGCGGCGGTGAGGACCGGGAACGCCGCGTCGAGGGCGGCGTACGGGGCGGCGACGAGGATCGAAGGGCGGTCCTGCGCACCGCCGAGGACGGCGAGGGCGCGCTCCGCGGCATCCGCGAGGGCCTGCGGCGACGCCGGCAGCGACTCGCTCACCAGCGCCGGCTCGTCCAGCTGCACCCAGGCGGCGCCGGCGGCCTTGAGCGCCGCGAGCAGTTCGGCGTACACGGGCAGCACATCGTCGAGGCGGGAGAGCGGGTCGAAGCCCTCGGGCGCGTCATCGGATGCCTTCGCCAGGGCGAGCAGGGTCACGGGGCCGACGACGACGGGGCGCGTGCGGAAGCCGGCGTCCGCGGCCTCGGCGACCTCGCGCACGAGGCGGTCGCTGGAGAGCGAGAAGTCGGTGTCCGGGCCGATCTCGGGCACGAGGTAGTGGTAGTTCGAGTCGAACCACTTCGTCATCTCCAGCGGCGCGCGGTCCCCCTCGCCGCGCGCGATGGTGAAGTAGGCCGGCAGGCCGATGCGGCCGTCCTCGTCGCGCAGGTCCTCGAAGCGGGCCGGGATCGCGCCGACCGTGACCGCGGCGTCGAGCACCTGGTCATAGAAGGAGAACGACTCCGGGATCGAGGAGTCGTCGCGGCCGAGGCCCAGCGCGGCGAGGCGCTCACGGTTCGCCGCGCGCAGCTCCGCGGCGGCGGTCTCGAGCGCGGCCTCGTCGATGCGGCCCGCCCAGAACGACTCGACGGCCCTCTTGAGCTCGCGGCGGCGTCCGATCCGGGGGTAGCCGAGGATGGTCCCGTCGGGGAAAGCGGTCATGGTGTTCCTTTCGATGAGAACTGCAGGGCGGGGATGATCCCGGCTTCGGCGAGAACCTCGAGCACGGTCTCGTGCTGGTTGAAGGCGTACAGGTGCACTCCCGGTGCGCCGCCGGCGACGACGGCTCGCGCCAGGCGGGCCGCCCACTCGATGCCGATGCGGCGACGGCCCTCGGCGGTGGGCTCCACCTCGAGCGCGACGGCGAGCTCGCCCGGCAGCTCCTCGCCGGTCAGCTCGAGCACGCGAGCGAGCCGGGCGGGCGAGGTGATCGGCATGATGCCGGGCAGGATCGGGATGGTCACGCCGGCGCGGCGGGCGCGCTCCACGAAGGCGAGGTAGTCGTCGGGGTGGAAGAACAGCTGGGTGATCGCGAAGGTGGCGCCCGCGGCCTCCTTCGCCAGCAGCGCCTCGACGTGCTGGGTGCTGTAGGCGGAACGCGGATGCCCGTTCGGGAAGGCGGCGACGGCGATGTTCACCTTGCGGCGGGGCGCGACGCGGACGGCGCCCGGATTGCCCGGGACCGGGGACTCCTCGTACGGGGCGCGCTCGGCCTGCACCCGGTCGATGAGCTGCACGAGCTGCGCGGCGCTCTCCAGGTCGCCGAGGAACGGGTCGCCCTCGTCCTGACCGGCGGGCGGGTCGCCGCGCAGGGCGAGGAAGCTGAGGATGCCGGCGTCGAGGAACTCGCGGATCAGCCGGGTCGCCCCGGCGTAGGTGTTGCCCACGCAGGTGAGGTGCGCGAGCGGCTCGACGTCGGTGTGCTGCCGGATGTGGCGGAGCACTTCGAGCGAGCGCCCGCCGGTGGATCCCCCGGCCCCGTAGGTGACGGAGAGGAACTCGGGCCCGACCGCCGCGAGCTGCCGGATGGTCTCGTGCAGGGCGTCCGCGTTGGCGGGTGAGCGCGGCGGGTAGAGCTCGAAGGAGAACGGCACTCGGGCCATGGTGCTGCTCCTCCTCCGGCTCGTCGGTCACGTCCTCCAGCAGGGTAGAACGGCCCCGGAACCGGGCGCACACTGTGTGACGCCATGTGTCGCACGGTATGACGGTGCATGTCGCGCGACGCCGCGGCGTGCCCGGCCGGATCGCACTCGGCCGTGTCGCGGACGGGCTGCTGGCTAGGCTCGGAGTCATGTCCGGCTCACCCGCATCCCTCCCCTACGGCTCCTGGCCGTCGCCGTTCACCGCCGCCCGCATCGCGCAGGCGTCGCCGCGCATCGACGGTGCGCGCTTCGTCGGCGAGGAGATCTGGTGGGGCGAGTCGGTGCCCGCCGAGGGCGGGCGGGTGAGCGTGCGGAGCTCGTCCGGCGCGGAGGTGCTCCCCGCGCCGTGGAGCGCGCGCTCGCGGGTCCACGAGTACGGCGGTGGGGCCTGGACGGCGGATGCCGAGGGCACTCTCTTCTTCGTGCACGCCGCCGATCAGCGGGTGTACCGGATGCCGCGCGGCGGCGAACCGCATCCGCTCACCGCTCCGGGGCCGCAGCACGGCGGCCTGTCGCTGCAGCATGGCCGGCTGCTGGCTGTGCGCGAGAACCTGCGCGAGCAGCCGCACCGGCGCGGGATCGTGGAGATCCCGGTGGACGGCTCCGCCGCCGCGGGCGAGGCGCGCGAGCGGGTGCTCGTGGACGGTCCGGGCTTCTTCGCGCATCCCGCGCTGTCGCCGGACGGCACCCGGCTGGCGTTCGTGGAGTGGAGCGGCACGCGGATGCCGTGGGAGGAGGCTCAGTTGACCGTGCTCCGCCTCGCCGACGGGGCGCGCACCACCGTCGAATCCCGCGCCGCGCTGCAACCGGAGTGGGTCGGCGAGGGCGGTCTCCTGTTCGCGGACGACCGTTCCGGCCGCTGGAACCTGCGCCGGCTCACCGTGGACGGCATCGGCGTGACCGACGACGCGGCGGTGGCGCCGGCGGATGCGGACACCGGCGGCGGCCTGTGGGTGCTCGGCACCCGCTGGTACCGGCCGCTCGACGACGGCCGCATCGTCGCGGTGCGCACGCACGGTGCCGACGAGGTGGTGCTGCTCTCCCCCGACCTCCCGGACGCTGAGCCCGGCCCGGACGCTGAGCCGGGCCCACGCGCCGGAGGCTCCGCGCGCCGCGTAGCGGCGGGTGGAGGGGGCGTGGGGATCGACGCGTCCCCCGCCCCGGCATCCGTCCACCGCCTCCCCGTGCCGGCGACGAGCGAGGTCAGCGTCGACGACGTCTCCGGCGACCGCGTGCTCGTCTCCGGGGTGGGCGCCGAGGTCGCGCGCGGCCTCTGGCTCCTCGAACTGAGCTCCGGGGCGGCGACCGCGGTCCGCGGCGGTGAGCCGTCCGACCCCGCGTGGATGCCAGCGGCCCGGCCGGTCACCTTCGAGGGCCCGCACGGTCCGGTGCACGCCTTCGACTACCCGCCCGCCAGCCCGGACGCGAAGGGCCCGTCCGGCGAGCGCCCGCCGTACATCGTCATGGTGCACGGCGGTCCCACCGCGCACGTCGCCGGCGCCGCCTCCGCCGCCTACGCCTTCTGGACCAGCCGCGGGATCGGCGTGCTCGACGTCAACTACGGCGGATCCACCGGGTACGGACGGGCGTACCGGGAGCGCCTGGACGGGCAGTGGGGTGTCGTCGACGTCGACGACGTGATCGCCGCCGCCCGCGGACTCGCCGCCTCGGGCGCCGCCGATCCCGCCCGCATCGCGATCCGCGGCGGATCCGCCGGCGGCTGGACGGTGCTCAGCGCCCTCGTGCGCGGCGGGGCGTTCGCCGCCGGGATCAGCCGCTACGGCGTCGCCGACCTGCGGATGCTGGCCGCGGAGACGCACGACTTCGAGAAGCACTATCTCACCGGGCTGGTGGGTCCTCTGCCCGAGGCCGAGGACGTCTACGTGGCGCGGTCGCCGCTCACGCACGCCGACCGGATCGACGTGCCGGTGCTGCTGCTGCAGGGCGAGGACGACCTGGTGGTGCCGCCCTCGCAATCCGAGGCGATCCGGGACGCGCTGGCCGCCCGCGGCATCCCGCACGAGTACGTGCTGTACCCGGGCGAGGGGCACGGATTCCGGCGCGCGGAGACGATCATCGCGTCGCTGGAGACCGAGCTGCGCTTCCTCGGCCGCGTGTTCGGGTTCACGCCCGCGCTCTGAGAGCGTGGGCCCGGCCGGGTGCTACTCGCCGAGGCGGTTGCGCAGCCGCATGGCGCGCTCGGCCTCGCGGTTGTCCTGCCGCTCTCGCAGCGCCTGGCGCTTGTCGTACTCGCGCTTGCCCTTCGCGAGCGCGATCTCGACCTTCGCCCGGCCGTCGGAGAAGTACAGCCGCAGCGGGATGAGGGTGTAACCGCCGGCCGAGACCGCGTGCTCGAGCTTGAGGATCTCCTCACGGTGCAGCAGCAGCTTGCGCACCCGCTTGGCGGAGTGGTTCGTCCAGTGGCCCTGGGTGTACTCCGGGATGTGCACGGCGTCGAGGAACGCCTCGCCGCCCTTGATGTACGCGTACCCGTCGGACAGGTTCGCCCGGCCCTGGCGCAGCGACTTGACCTCGGTGCCGGTGAGCACGAGGCCGGCCTCGTACGACTTCTCGAGGTTGTAGTCGTGGCGCGCACGACGGTTGGTCGCGATGAGCTTCTCGCCGCGTTCCCTGGGCATGGTTCTCTCCTGGTCCGCGCCGTGCGGGGATCGCACGCGCCCGGAGGCGCGTGAGGGCACGGCAGCCCATCAGCTTACACTCCGCCGCCGCGCACGGCGCAGCGGGCTCCGCTCCGCCACCTCGGCAGCCGGCGCCGGTGATCAGGTGCGCAGCCAGCGCCGGATCGCGAAGCCGGCCGAGAGCGCGGCGAGCACGACGCCGATCCCGATCAGCACGGGCACGACGACCGCCGCCTCCTGCATCCCGACCAGCGGCCGCATGAACGGCACGCGAGCCGACAGGTACCCCTCGACGCCGAAGTGCACGCCCGCGACGACGGCGCCGCTGGCGAGCAGGGAGCCGAGGAAGGCGGCGAAGACGCCCTCGAGCACGAACGGCGTCTGGATGGAGCGGTTCGATGCGCCGACGAGACGCATGATCCCGATCTCCTTCCGCCGTGCGTAGGCGGAGAGCCGGATGGTCGTCGCGATCAGCAGCACGGCCGCCACCAGCATGAGGGCGGCGATGCCGACCGCGATGTAGGTCGCCACGGTGAGGGCGGAGAAGAGCGGGTCGAGGTAGCGGCGCTGGTCGGTGACGGCGTCCACCCCGGGCTGACCGGTGAACGCTTCGACGATCACCTGCGACTGGCCCGGGTCCTTCAGGGTGATCTGGAACGCCTCGGACATCTGGTCGAGGGTGAGCACGCTCGCCTGGTCCTCGCCCAGCTGCTCGACGACGTTGGCGAGCGCCTCCTCCTTGGACTCGAAGCGCACCTCACTGATCAGCGGCGCGAGGGCGGGTCCGTCGATCTGGGCGCGCACCTCCTCCAGCTGCTCGGGGGTCGCGGCGCCGCCGACGCAGCTCTCCGACTCCGAGACGGAGGAGCACATGTACACGGTGACGGCCGCGCGCTCGCCCCAGAAGGCGCGCATGGTTCCGATCTGCGCCTGCATGAGCATGGCGGCGCCGACGAAGGTGAGCGAGACGAAGGTGACGAGCACGACGGAGATCACCATGGAGATGTTCCGCCGCAGGCCGAGCAGGGCCTCGGTGAGGATGAGACCGACGTTCACGACGTGGGACCCACTTCCTCGTCATCGGAGTCCGACAGGCCGAGGCGGTCCGCGACGCCGAGCTCGGCGACCTCCACCTCCGGCAGCACGATCGGGTGCGTGCGCGGCCCGGTCCTCGGGCGCGGCGGTTCGGGCGCGGAGGGCGTGCCCGGTTCCGGGGCCGGCGGGGCGGCCGGGGCCGGGCTCGGAGCCGGCGCTGCGCCCGGGGTGCGGGCGGGCTCGGCATCCGTGCGTGCCGGGCGGGGCGCGGCGTCCCCGGCATCCGGGGCCTGGATCGGCTGGATGCTCGCGGTCTCGCGCTGCACCTCCTTGACCGCCGTGAGCGCCGCCGCGGCGGCCGCGCCGCGGACCGCTTCGGGCGTGAGCCGCGGGATGTTGGAGGTGTCGCCGTATCCACCACCCGATTCGTCGCGC
This window encodes:
- the hisB gene encoding imidazoleglycerol-phosphate dehydratase HisB: MSAAPSEPRTAGVHRSTSESTVELELNLDGTGRSSIDTSVPFFDHMLTAFAKHSLTDLTVRASGDTDIDAHHTVEDISIVLGQAIRQALGDKAGISRYGDALVPLDEALAQAVVDISGRPFLVHEGEPAGFEFHLIGGHFTGSLVRHAFEAITLNAGLTVHVRVLGGRDPHHIAEAEFKAFARAFRQAKALDPLVEGIPSTKGAL
- a CDS encoding histidinol-phosphate transaminase — translated: MTSLDELPLRDDLRGLTPYGAPQAPLPVALNVNENTHPVPDEVASDILDDIALALRDVNRYPDREFTLLREGFAEYLGHGLTPDRIWAGNGSNEVLQHILQAFAGPGRTAFGFAPTYSMYPLLTQGTGARWIAGTREADYRVSAEDGAAQVADADPDVVILCTPNNPTGTPLGLDVVEAVYEAARGVVVVDEAYQEFAPKDAPSALTLLDGRPRLAVSRTMSKAFAFAGARVGYLAADPAFIDALRLVRLPYHLSALTQAAAVAALRNAPTMLRMVDDIVEQRDRISATLEALGYRPHESWTNFVLFGGVDDPKAVWQCLYDRGVLIRDVGIPGHLRVTAGTEAETTAFLDALASVGDTASVGSAS
- the lexA gene encoding transcriptional repressor LexA, encoding MSENNAAEAPRTRRRKSLSPKQMAILEVIQTSIAKHGYPPSMREIGDAVGLKSLSSVTHQLGQLELSGYLRRDPGKTRAMEVLIDLPGASGENPADAGPAVGDAALVPLVGRIAAGVPITAEQQVEEIFPLPRQLVGKGELFMLKVSGDSMIDAAICDGDWVVVRTQSTAENGEIVAAMLDGEATVKTFRRRDGHTWLLPRNSAFEPILGDDATVLGKVVAVLRAV
- the hisH gene encoding imidazole glycerol phosphate synthase subunit HisH: MTRTPRVAVFDYESGNVHSAVKGLAAAGADVELTGDRQAALEADGLLVPGVGAFAAVRDALHARGGDEIIERRLAGGRPVLGICVGMQVMFAHGVERGHDTEGLGQWPGAVTRLESPVLPHMGWNTVEPDAGTVLFRGIEDERFYFVHSYAAKAWELDVIPPFPQPALTWSTYGERFLAAVENGPLSATQFHPEKSGQAGIRLLRNWVESL
- a CDS encoding SseB family protein, which produces MSPGTDDHACHPAGDSAGVPWEGRRFQENPHAADDGSADPALLDALRRFRAGEGSQVEVVDAFRGARVLVPLLAAKGEEGVGPHGLVVDKTQELSIVTVAAPDGRRVQPVFTSVETMARWDAGARPIPVEATRAALAASSDDTDLIVIDPASDTEFVIRRPAVWAVAQDQRWEPSHLSPEVFAALQRSVAHELAVVDLSVAPGDPDARMRGPELVVTLHLVDGLERETLDAVLARLAQRWAADDRIAVLVDSLTVKLTAAS
- a CDS encoding LysM peptidoglycan-binding domain-containing protein, which produces MSTIAIQGPIARPRTRLRLTARGRRVLLALAAAPLAAGIAFSALAGGSALASGEQAYRASFETVTVMPGDTLWSIAAHVAPDADPRDVVDDIIRLNNLPGGMVQAGSEIAIPAAYAD
- the metE gene encoding 5-methyltetrahydropteroyltriglutamate--homocysteine S-methyltransferase, which translates into the protein MTAFPDGTILGYPRIGRRRELKRAVESFWAGRIDEAALETAAAELRAANRERLAALGLGRDDSSIPESFSFYDQVLDAAVTVGAIPARFEDLRDEDGRIGLPAYFTIARGEGDRAPLEMTKWFDSNYHYLVPEIGPDTDFSLSSDRLVREVAEAADAGFRTRPVVVGPVTLLALAKASDDAPEGFDPLSRLDDVLPVYAELLAALKAAGAAWVQLDEPALVSESLPASPQALADAAERALAVLGGAQDRPSILVAAPYAALDAAFPVLTAAPIEAIAVDLVRGGIPAGAPGLEGKTLVGGVIDGHNIWRGDLDAAFAKLEALRTLGAAAVTAATSTSLLHVPHDVEDESKLDARLVSWLAFADQKVGQVVTLARGLAEGRDAIAAELDAASAALEDRRTAPGVRDGAVRERAAGLAEADFARAPYAEREAAQQALDLPALPLTTIGSFPQTGNIRRARAQFLRGELPQEDYEDFLRAEIDRVVSLQEELGLDVLVHGEPERNDMVQYFAENLDGFAVTENGWVQSYGSRATRPSILWGDVSRPAPITVSWASYAQSLSAKPVKGMLTGPVTILAWSFVRDDQPLGETANQVALALRDEIADLEEAGIGIIQVDEPALRELLPLKRADQPAYLDWSVRSFRLATGGAAAATQVHTHLCYSEFGVVIDAIRALDADVTSIEAARSRMEVVADVAEAGFDHGIGPGVYDIHSPRVPSVDEVETLLRRATEELPLRQVWVNPDCGLKTRGYEETVASLRNIAEATRRVREDVAVTA
- the priA gene encoding bifunctional 1-(5-phosphoribosyl)-5-((5-phosphoribosylamino)methylideneamino)imidazole-4-carboxamide isomerase/phosphoribosylanthranilate isomerase PriA produces the protein MNDFAQSPSLILLPAVDVAGGKAVRLTQGEAGTETSYGDPIDAAGEWVSQGAQWIHLVDLDAAFGRGSNAGILRKVIKQFRGVNVEVSGGIRDDASLESALESGAARINLGTAALENPEWAADVISRYGEAVAVGLDVRGTTLAARGWTKEGGDLWDVLERLEEAGCSRYVVTDVTKDGTLRGPNLELLREITSRTPKPVIASGGVASLDDIAALRQLVPLGVEGAIIGKALYAGAFTLAEALDVAGD